A genomic window from Candidatus Methylacidiphilum fumarolicum includes:
- a CDS encoding pyridoxine 5'-phosphate synthase: MIQLGLNIDHVATLRQARYKQNPFSFNAEPSPLEAAKIAQNVGAHSITAHLREDRRHIQLEDMQLIRSAVKHLNMEMAPISEMVKIALEIKPDEVCLVPEKREEVTTEGGLDVVSHLPSIRKVVSELSQANIIVSLFIDPDPDQIKAAKQTGAHCIELHTGQYAMATDLEIIEKEIEKHKQCALLAHELHLQVNAGHGLNYKNVSPYIRSVPFLHTLNIGHAIISAAIFLGLENALKKMLSLIEQAV; the protein is encoded by the coding sequence ATGATTCAACTCGGACTCAACATCGATCATGTGGCAACACTAAGGCAGGCAAGGTATAAACAGAACCCTTTTTCTTTTAATGCCGAGCCATCACCCCTAGAAGCAGCAAAAATAGCCCAAAATGTAGGAGCCCACTCTATTACTGCTCATCTTCGGGAGGATCGGCGGCATATTCAGCTAGAAGATATGCAACTCATTCGTTCTGCGGTAAAACATTTGAATATGGAAATGGCTCCTATCTCCGAAATGGTCAAAATAGCCTTGGAGATTAAACCAGATGAGGTTTGCTTGGTTCCAGAAAAAAGAGAAGAAGTTACAACCGAAGGCGGCCTGGATGTGGTTAGTCATCTCCCATCAATCAGGAAGGTGGTATCAGAACTTTCTCAAGCCAACATCATCGTAAGCCTTTTTATAGATCCCGATCCCGATCAGATAAAAGCCGCCAAGCAAACAGGTGCCCATTGTATTGAACTGCATACGGGTCAATATGCCATGGCTACTGATTTAGAAATCATCGAAAAAGAAATTGAAAAACATAAGCAATGCGCTTTGCTTGCCCACGAATTGCACCTACAGGTTAATGCGGGCCATGGGCTAAACTATAAAAATGTTAGTCCTTATATTCGTTCTGTTCCTTTCCTTCATACGCTCAACATTGGCCATGCGATTATTTCGGCAGCCATTTTTTTGGGTCTTGAAAATGCTCTAAAGAAAATGCTTAGCTTGATTGAACAAGCCGTTTAA
- the acpS gene encoding holo-ACP synthase, with the protein MDIIAVGIDLVENSRIESVLNRFGDRFLKKIYRETELAYCFSMTNPIPHLSARFAAKEAVIKALGSPIAYWKDIEVFSKKNRAPQLFFHGEVLKLSSSRGVSSTYISLSHCRSTSAAVVILTG; encoded by the coding sequence ATGGATATCATAGCTGTTGGCATCGATTTAGTGGAGAACAGTCGGATTGAATCGGTTTTAAACCGTTTTGGGGACCGATTTTTAAAAAAGATTTATAGAGAGACCGAACTGGCCTATTGCTTTTCAATGACTAATCCCATTCCCCATCTTTCAGCTCGATTTGCAGCAAAAGAGGCCGTGATCAAAGCCCTAGGAAGTCCTATTGCTTATTGGAAAGATATTGAAGTGTTTTCTAAGAAAAATCGAGCCCCCCAACTTTTCTTTCATGGGGAAGTTCTTAAACTCTCTTCTTCAAGAGGCGTCAGCTCAACCTACATCAGCCTTTCGCATTGCCGTTCGACCAGTGCTGCCGTTGTCATTCTTACTGGTTGA